The stretch of DNA GCCGCCAAAGTCGATGCCTACTACGCCGCTGGCGGGCAATAGAGCCCTCGGCCCGGAGTGTTTTGCCCACGGATCACGCGGAGCCGACCGGGATACAGAGCTGTTCTTGGGTTCCGTGTGATCGGTGTGATCCGTGGGCGACTATCCCGCCTCCCTCAAATCAACGCTTTCAGCAGCTGTGATTGTTCGACGCCGGTCAGGCGGGCGTCCAGCCCCTGAACCTTGACGGTGAATCGTTCGTGATCCACGCCCATGAGATGGAGGATCGTGGCGTGGAAGTCATGCACGCTCACTGGATTCTCGATGATGTTGTAGGAGAACTCGTCGGTGGTGCCGTAAACCACTCCGCCTTTGGATCCGCCGCCCGCCATCCACATGGTGAAACAGCGCGGGTGATGGTCGCGTCCGTAGTTGTCCTTAGTCAGCCCACCCTGGCTGTAGATGGTGCGACCGAACTCTCCGCCCCAGATGATCAGAGTCTCGTCGAACAATCCCCGTTGCTTGAGATCTTGGATGAGGCCGTAGGTGGCTTGGTCGATGTCCTTGCACTGCATGGGTAGCCGGCCTCCCACGTTGCCGTGATGGTCCCAGTTGTTCAGATACACTTGGACAAAGCGCACGCCGCGCTCGACGAGCCTACGCGACATCAGAGCGGTGTAGGCGAACGTTCCTGGCTTGCGGGCTTCGTCGCCGTAGAGCTTGTAGGTGGACTCGGGTTCGCTTGTCACCTGGGTCAGTTCGGGCACGCTGGCCTGCATGCGGAACGCCATTTCATACTGCTGGATGCGAGTATGCGTTTCTGCGTCACCCACCTGGCGATAGTTGAGTTCGTTCAAAGCTTTTAAGCCGTCCAGCTGAACTCGGCGCAGTTGGCTGGGAACTCCCTTGGGATTGTTGATGTAGAGGATAGGATCCCCGCTGCTGCGGAAAGAAACGCCCGCGTGCTCTCCGGAAATGTAGCCGCTTGACCACAGGCGGGCTGAGATGGCCTGGATCTGTTCCTTGTTGGTGGGTTCGGCCACCAGCACCACAAAGCTGGGGAGGTTGGCGTTCTGCGAACCCAGGCCGTAACTGACCCAGGAGCCGAGGCAGGGCCGGCCGGTGACCTGGTTGCCGGTCTGCATGTAGCAGATAGCCGGCTCGTGGTTGATCGCATCGGTGTGCATCGAGCGAATGAACGCCATGTCATCGACGCATTTTGAGGTCCAGGGCAGGAGCTCCGAAACCCAGGTGCCCGCCTTGCCGTGTTGAGCGAATTTATACTTGGAGGGGGCAATCGGGAACCTCGCCTGTCCTGAGGTCATGGTCGTCAGCCGCTGCCCATTGCGCACCGACTCCGGGAGATCTTTGTCATACCACTTCTGCATCTCGGGCTTGTAGTCGAACAGGTCCATTTGTGAGGGACCGCCAACCATGTGCAGGTAGATGATATGTTTGGCCTTGGCGGCGAAATGCGGCAGGTCGGGGCGGCCGGCGTGACCGGTGTTGTTCGCCGCCGCGCCCAGGCGATTGCCGAGTAATGAACTCAAGGCGGCGAAGCCGACGGCGTTTTTCCCCCGGCTGAAGAACTGGCGCCGGGTTTCGTAGCGGATGTAATCGTCAAAGAGACTCATAACGTTCTTTCGGTCTGAATTACTTGTTCAAGGCCTCGTCGAGGTTGAAGAATTGATTGGCCGTCATGGTCCAGGCGGCGATCAGCTCTGCCTTTTCTTTTCGGTTCGCCGGGCTGTCCCCGACTTCGATGAGCGCGCGAGCCTCCTCGGGATGCGCTGCGTAGTATTCGAGGAAGCGCTCCAGGCCTGTCCGGGTAATCTGCTCCTC from Verrucomicrobiales bacterium encodes:
- a CDS encoding DUF1501 domain-containing protein; this translates as MSLFDDYIRYETRRQFFSRGKNAVGFAALSSLLGNRLGAAANNTGHAGRPDLPHFAAKAKHIIYLHMVGGPSQMDLFDYKPEMQKWYDKDLPESVRNGQRLTTMTSGQARFPIAPSKYKFAQHGKAGTWVSELLPWTSKCVDDMAFIRSMHTDAINHEPAICYMQTGNQVTGRPCLGSWVSYGLGSQNANLPSFVVLVAEPTNKEQIQAISARLWSSGYISGEHAGVSFRSSGDPILYINNPKGVPSQLRRVQLDGLKALNELNYRQVGDAETHTRIQQYEMAFRMQASVPELTQVTSEPESTYKLYGDEARKPGTFAYTALMSRRLVERGVRFVQVYLNNWDHHGNVGGRLPMQCKDIDQATYGLIQDLKQRGLFDETLIIWGGEFGRTIYSQGGLTKDNYGRDHHPRCFTMWMAGGGSKGGVVYGTTDEFSYNIIENPVSVHDFHATILHLMGVDHERFTVKVQGLDARLTGVEQSQLLKALI